The following coding sequences lie in one Enterococcus sp. 9E7_DIV0242 genomic window:
- a CDS encoding carbohydrate ABC transporter permease, whose protein sequence is METEVTLPKVQKKRKKIQKAPYLLLLPTLIMITALLFFPMARIFYYSFQNYDISAPFYDSFAGFDNFVKIFTEDAYFIPSLINSLKWVVSQVALQLGLGMGIALILNKKFKFRGLTRGFVFVPWAISGVLTSVMWSLMYNEHMGVFNDILSKLGLISEPQAFLASTNSAFIAVVVAELWRGIPFFAVTLLASLQSIPEELYEAAAMDGSNRWTSFINITLPQLKRTIVLTTLLRTVWEFNNVDLMYNLTNGGPANSTMTYAMYIAKTAVHGSDFGYGSALTVVAFLILTIIALVYLKISKFEEA, encoded by the coding sequence ATGGAAACAGAAGTTACACTGCCAAAAGTGCAGAAAAAAAGGAAAAAGATTCAAAAAGCCCCATATTTGCTCTTATTGCCAACGTTGATAATGATTACAGCTCTTTTGTTCTTTCCGATGGCGAGAATCTTCTATTATAGTTTTCAAAATTACGATATCTCGGCTCCATTTTATGATTCGTTTGCCGGCTTCGACAATTTTGTGAAGATATTTACAGAAGATGCTTACTTCATCCCAAGCTTAATCAACAGCTTAAAATGGGTGGTTTCCCAAGTTGCTTTGCAGTTGGGATTAGGAATGGGAATTGCGTTGATCTTAAACAAAAAATTCAAATTCAGAGGTTTGACAAGGGGATTTGTTTTTGTCCCTTGGGCAATCTCAGGGGTACTTACCTCAGTAATGTGGAGTCTGATGTACAACGAGCACATGGGGGTGTTCAATGACATTCTATCGAAACTGGGCCTTATCAGTGAACCACAAGCGTTTTTGGCTAGTACAAACAGTGCCTTTATCGCAGTAGTAGTTGCGGAACTATGGCGTGGGATTCCATTTTTTGCAGTAACATTGCTAGCTTCTCTCCAGAGTATTCCGGAAGAACTGTATGAAGCAGCTGCTATGGATGGATCCAATCGTTGGACATCGTTCATTAATATCACATTGCCGCAGTTAAAGCGGACAATTGTATTGACAACTTTGTTGAGAACCGTTTGGGAATTCAACAACGTGGATTTGATGTACAACCTGACCAACGGTGGACCGGCCAATTCAACCATGACATATGCAATGTATATTGCTAAAACAGCCGTACACGGTAGTGATTTCGGTTACGGGTCAGCGTTGACAGTTGTCGCATTCTTGATTCTGACAATTATTGCGTTAGTCTATCTGAAAATTTCTAAATTCGAGGAGGCATAG
- a CDS encoding alpha/beta hydrolase, which yields MTKRISLEKSALEFSEANANPPFIYQLPVDEARALLEEVQDSPVEKLDAAIEDQQWDLGDHGKINVRTVKPKDAEGKLPVILYIHGAGWVLGSAHTHDKLVRELAVRTNSIVFVPEYDRSPEAKYPVAIEQSYATLLKIVADAGDDYDINRLSIAGDSVGGNMATVVTMLAKDRKGPKINQQLLFYPVTNHGFDTDSYNQFATDYFLAKDGMKWFWDNYLPEGQDTTIKTISPLQATKEDLTGLPAAMILNGEADVLRDEGEEYARHLRDAGVEVTQVRFQGMIHDFVMVNSIDQSHATRAAMDLATDWLNKKNDLK from the coding sequence ATGACAAAAAGAATTTCTTTAGAAAAATCAGCACTTGAATTTAGCGAAGCGAACGCAAATCCGCCGTTTATCTATCAATTACCTGTAGATGAGGCCCGTGCGCTGTTGGAGGAGGTTCAGGATTCACCAGTAGAAAAGCTGGATGCGGCAATTGAAGATCAGCAATGGGATCTTGGTGACCATGGAAAAATCAATGTACGCACAGTAAAGCCCAAAGATGCAGAAGGAAAACTGCCAGTGATTCTGTATATTCATGGTGCCGGTTGGGTTCTTGGTAGTGCACATACTCATGATAAGCTCGTGAGAGAACTTGCAGTCAGAACAAATTCGATTGTTTTTGTGCCTGAATATGATCGTTCCCCCGAAGCTAAATATCCGGTTGCAATCGAACAAAGCTATGCGACACTTTTAAAAATCGTTGCGGATGCAGGAGACGATTATGATATAAATCGTCTGTCTATTGCCGGAGATAGTGTTGGTGGGAATATGGCAACAGTGGTCACGATGTTGGCAAAAGACCGTAAGGGCCCTAAGATCAATCAGCAACTATTGTTTTATCCTGTAACGAATCATGGGTTCGATACAGACTCATACAATCAGTTTGCGACAGACTATTTCTTAGCTAAGGACGGAATGAAATGGTTCTGGGACAACTATCTACCAGAAGGGCAAGATACGACGATCAAAACGATCTCCCCATTACAAGCAACAAAGGAAGATCTGACAGGACTGCCTGCGGCAATGATTTTAAATGGTGAAGCAGACGTATTGAGGGATGAAGGTGAAGAGTACGCTCGTCATTTACGTGATGCTGGAGTAGAGGTAACACAAGTTAGATTCCAAGGAATGATCCATGATTTTGTGATGGTCAATTCAATCGATCAAAGCCATGCAACGAGAGCAGCAATGGACCTTGCAACTGACTGGCTAAATA
- a CDS encoding ABC transporter substrate-binding protein, whose product MSKKALKLASVLALSGLLVAGCGSGSSGSSKSAKSSSGDGEEVKLVFWDENSGPDRTPVWEKLIDDFEKENPTITVEYVGLPKDEAKSKLDAAIAANDTPDVASLQSSWLPEFSIRGALLPLDDYLKDSELNDLINEGAIEFNKEIVQDGKLYGVPYTQNLDILWIREDVFAENNLDAPESWDDFFTDVDKLTTDDMYGYTIRGGAGGSLQLQRLMYAYSGITEYVDKDGKATVNDPKHVEFLEKYFALYQKNTPKSDITNGYKEMVAVFDTGKAAILHHNIGSFGEHSKSLEADQFEAVPLPKSAEGNYVAEGGNTIGISAFANTDHPEEAWKLVEFLNSASSQSYWNEKIGQIPTNSDVLNEDWIKDAQHIKVAFEVYDDSETKLYEPPFYLPDYRSILDNKVDPGIQAVMSGDKTVEAFLDEWAKAIEDSKVKYDEAMK is encoded by the coding sequence ATGTCAAAGAAAGCTTTAAAATTAGCGAGTGTATTGGCGTTATCTGGGTTATTGGTTGCCGGCTGTGGCTCGGGGAGCAGCGGTTCATCAAAGTCAGCGAAAAGCAGTTCCGGTGATGGAGAAGAGGTCAAATTAGTTTTCTGGGATGAAAATTCCGGCCCAGATAGAACACCGGTTTGGGAAAAACTGATTGATGATTTTGAAAAAGAAAATCCAACTATTACTGTTGAATATGTTGGGTTGCCAAAGGATGAAGCAAAATCAAAACTGGATGCAGCGATCGCAGCAAATGATACACCAGATGTTGCTTCCTTACAGTCCAGCTGGTTACCGGAATTTTCAATTCGTGGGGCGTTACTGCCATTGGATGACTATTTGAAAGACTCAGAGCTTAATGACCTGATCAATGAAGGGGCGATTGAATTTAACAAAGAGATCGTTCAAGATGGCAAGCTTTACGGCGTTCCTTACACACAAAACTTAGATATTCTATGGATTCGTGAAGATGTATTTGCCGAAAATAATTTGGATGCGCCTGAAAGCTGGGACGATTTCTTCACAGATGTAGATAAATTGACAACAGATGATATGTACGGCTACACGATTCGTGGAGGTGCCGGCGGGTCATTACAATTGCAACGTTTGATGTATGCATACTCAGGAATTACTGAATATGTTGATAAGGATGGAAAAGCAACAGTGAATGATCCAAAACATGTTGAGTTTCTTGAAAAGTATTTTGCCTTATACCAAAAAAATACACCGAAGAGTGATATCACAAATGGCTACAAAGAAATGGTTGCGGTTTTTGATACAGGAAAAGCAGCAATTCTGCATCACAATATTGGTTCATTCGGTGAACACAGCAAATCATTAGAAGCTGATCAGTTTGAAGCTGTACCATTACCAAAATCAGCAGAGGGGAATTATGTAGCAGAAGGTGGAAACACAATTGGAATCTCCGCGTTTGCAAATACGGATCATCCGGAAGAAGCATGGAAGCTGGTTGAATTCTTGAATTCAGCTTCAAGCCAAAGCTACTGGAATGAAAAAATTGGACAGATTCCGACAAACTCTGATGTATTGAACGAAGACTGGATCAAAGATGCACAGCATATCAAGGTTGCCTTTGAAGTGTACGATGATTCTGAAACGAAACTGTACGAACCTCCATTCTACTTGCCTGACTACCGTTCTATCTTGGACAACAAAGTAGATCCTGGCATTCAAGCTGTAATGAGTGGGGACAAGACTGTTGAAGCATTCCTTGATGAGTGGGCAAAAGCAATCGAGGATTCAAAAGTTAAATATGATGAAGCAATGAAATAA
- a CDS encoding carbohydrate ABC transporter permease has protein sequence MYNKQGKLDKTLTFYFPLAMMLVWTLFPIYWTLNTALKPEGDIIKTPLQYLPSSPTFQNFINAWNDVGFEKYFTNSVVVGVGTVLLTLVLSVLAGYALARYDFKGKRVFMMILLMTQFIPRSMLIIPLFVMFSNIGMISNPISLMLVYSAVQIPFSAILMSGFISGIPAELEEAAAIDGATRMQAIRQVIVPLLLPGVVATGINIFVYAWNEFLLALMLTNVQSKFTLPVGLSFMMGEFNVNYGALAAGSIIALIPSIILFMFAQKHLVNGMGGAVKG, from the coding sequence GTGTATAATAAACAGGGAAAACTAGATAAAACATTGACCTTTTACTTTCCTTTAGCCATGATGCTGGTTTGGACATTGTTTCCGATTTATTGGACATTGAACACTGCATTGAAGCCGGAGGGAGATATCATTAAAACACCACTTCAATATTTACCATCCAGTCCGACATTTCAGAATTTTATCAATGCTTGGAATGATGTTGGATTTGAAAAGTATTTTACCAACAGTGTAGTGGTTGGTGTAGGTACCGTACTTTTGACCTTGGTATTGTCCGTTTTAGCGGGCTATGCTTTAGCGCGATATGATTTCAAAGGAAAAAGAGTGTTCATGATGATTTTACTGATGACACAGTTCATTCCACGTTCTATGCTGATCATTCCATTGTTTGTTATGTTCAGCAATATCGGGATGATCAGTAACCCGATTTCATTGATGCTGGTCTATTCAGCGGTTCAGATTCCATTTTCAGCAATTTTGATGAGCGGATTTATTTCCGGGATTCCAGCTGAATTGGAAGAAGCTGCGGCAATTGATGGTGCAACAAGAATGCAGGCGATTCGCCAGGTCATTGTACCACTCTTATTACCGGGTGTTGTAGCGACAGGAATTAACATTTTCGTTTATGCTTGGAATGAATTCCTACTAGCACTAATGTTGACAAATGTACAGAGCAAATTCACCTTACCAGTTGGATTGAGCTTTATGATGGGTGAATTTAACGTAAATTATGGCGCATTGGCTGCAGGTAGTATTATTGCTTTGATTCCATCGATCATTCTCTTCATGTTTGCACAGAAACATTTAGTTAATGGGATGGGCGGAGCTGTTAAAGGATAA